One genomic segment of Bombus vancouverensis nearcticus chromosome 11, iyBomVanc1_principal, whole genome shotgun sequence includes these proteins:
- the LOC117154683 gene encoding putative methylmalonate-semialdehyde/malonate-semialdehyde dehydrogenase [acylating], mitochondrial isoform X8, giving the protein METAVKSAKGAYEKWKNTSVLTRQTLMLKYQTLIREHSKEIAENMVKENGKTMADAEGDVLRGLQVVDACTAIPCLQMGESTPNIATDMDIISYKVPLGVTASICPFNFPAMIPLWSFPVSVACGNATILKPSERVPGASMILADLFSRAGAPPGLLNVIHGQHAAVDFICEHPDIKAVSFVGSDQAGKYIYRQSSAHGKRVQCNMGAKNHCVVLPDANKNKTLSQIVGAAFGAAGQRCMALSVAIFVGKSKDWVTELVEAAKKLKVNAGHVPGTDLGPVISPRSKKRICDLIETGVKDGATLALDGRGLVVSGFEKGNFVGPTVLTNVKTSMQCYTEEIFGPVLSCIFADTLDEAIDIINKCPYGNGTAVFTSNGATARAFVNRIEAGQVGVNVPIPVPLPMFSFTGNKGSFLGDNHFYGKHGINFHTQVKTITQLWRSGDAGDIASSTAMPTMQ; this is encoded by the exons ATGGAGACAGCTGTGAAAAGTGCGAAGGGAGCGTATGAGAAATGGAAAAATACCAGTGTATTAACTAGACAAACGCTGATGCTTAAATATCAAACTCTCATACGCGAACATTCG AAAGAAATCGCAGAGAACATGGTAAaggaaaatgggaaaacaaTGGCTGATGCTGAAGGCGACGTTCTTCGAGGACTTC AGGTCGTCGACGCGTGTACCGCAATTCCTTGCCTGCAAATGGGCGAGAGCACGCCAAACATCGCCACAGATATGGATATCATTTCCTACAAAGTTCCCCTTGGCGTAACTGCCTCCATCTGTCCGTTCAATTTCCCCGCGATGATACCTCTTTGGTCGTTTCCGGTCTCGGTCGCCTGTGGAAACGCCACGATTCTCAAACCGTCCGAGCGTGTACCAGGAGCTTCGATGATCCTGGCTGATCTATTCAGCAGAGCCGGTGCTCCACCAGGATTGTTGAACGTTATCCACGGTCAACACGCCGCTGTCGATTTCATCTGCGAGCATCCCGATATCAAAGCAGTTTCTTTCGTTGGTTCCGATCAAGCG GGAAAATACATTTACAGACAGAGCAGCGCGCATGGAAAACGCGTGCAGTGCAACATGGGTGCGAAGAATCATTGCGTGGTGCTGCCAGATGCGAATAAGAATAAAACCCTTTCTCAAATCGTGGGTGCTGCTTTCGGGGCTGCCGGCCAACGATGCATGGCGCTTTCTGTGGCAATATTCGTGGGTAAATCGAAGGATTGGGTGACAGAATTGGTGGAAGCCGCAAAGAAATTAAAGGTGAATGCGGGACACGTACCTGGAACCGATCTCGGGCCCGTTATATCTCCGCGATCTAAGAAGAGGATATGCGATCTGATCGAGACAGGGGTGAAAGATGGTGCCACGTTGGCTCTCGACGGCAGAGGTCTCGTTGTCAGTGGTTTCGAAAAGGGAAATTTCGTTGGACCAACCGTATTGACAAACGTGAAG ACCTCGATGCAATGTTACACGGAGGAAATCTTTGGGCCCGTTCTTTCGTGTATTTTCGCTGATACTTTGGACGAAGCTATCGACATTATTAACAAATGTCCTTATGGAAATGGAACTGCTGTGTTTACGTCAAACGGTGCAACGGCTAGAGCATTTGTAAATAGAATAGAGGCTGGTCAGGTTGGCGTAAACGTTCCTATTCCAGTGCCGCTGCCCATGTTTAGTTTCACCGGAAACAAGGGATCTTTCTTAGGCGACAATCATTTTTACGGAAAGCAC GGTATAAATTTCCACACGCAAGTAAAAACGATAACGCAGCTGTGGAGATCCGGAGACGCTGGTGATATCGCATCCTCGACGGCTATGCCAACCATGCAGTAA
- the LOC117154683 gene encoding putative methylmalonate-semialdehyde/malonate-semialdehyde dehydrogenase [acylating], mitochondrial isoform X4 — protein sequence MAFLARIVKCEAQFVARTYSSSVPTVKMYIDGQFVESKATEFTDVHDPATNELLCRTPKCTKEEMETAVKSAKGAYEKWKNTSVLTRQTLMLKYQTLIREHSKEIAENMVKENGKTMADAEGDVLRGLQVVDACTAIPCLQMGESTPNIATDMDIISYKVPLGVTASICPFNFPAMIPLWSFPVSVACGNATILKPSERVPGASMILADLFSRAGAPPGLLNVIHGQHAAVDFICEHPDIKAVSFVGSDQAGKYIYRQSSAHGKRVQCNMGAKNHCVVLPDANKNKTLSQIVGAAFGAAGQRCMALSVAIFVGKSKDWVTELVEAAKKLKVNAGHVPGTDLGPVISPRSKKRICDLIETGVKDGATLALDGRGLVVSGFEKGNFVGPTVLTNVKTSMQCYTEEIFGPVLSCIFADTLDEAIDIINKCPYGNGTAVFTSNGATARAFVNRIEAGQVGVNVPIPVPLPMFSFTGNKGSFLGDNHFYGKHGINFHTQVKTITQLWRSGDAGDIASSTAMPTMQ from the exons ATGGCGTTCCTCGCGAGAATCGTTAAGTGCGAG GCGCAATTTGTCGCAAGGACTTACAGCAGTAGCGTACCAACGGTTAAGATGTACATTGATGGCCAATTCGTAG AATCGAAGGCCACAGAGTTCACCGACGTTCATGATCCAGCGACGAACGAGCTGTTATGTCGCACGCCAAAGTGCACGAAAGAGGAAATGGAGACAGCTGTGAAAAGTGCGAAGGGAGCGTATGAGAAATGGAAAAATACCAGTGTATTAACTAGACAAACGCTGATGCTTAAATATCAAACTCTCATACGCGAACATTCG AAAGAAATCGCAGAGAACATGGTAAaggaaaatgggaaaacaaTGGCTGATGCTGAAGGCGACGTTCTTCGAGGACTTC AGGTCGTCGACGCGTGTACCGCAATTCCTTGCCTGCAAATGGGCGAGAGCACGCCAAACATCGCCACAGATATGGATATCATTTCCTACAAAGTTCCCCTTGGCGTAACTGCCTCCATCTGTCCGTTCAATTTCCCCGCGATGATACCTCTTTGGTCGTTTCCGGTCTCGGTCGCCTGTGGAAACGCCACGATTCTCAAACCGTCCGAGCGTGTACCAGGAGCTTCGATGATCCTGGCTGATCTATTCAGCAGAGCCGGTGCTCCACCAGGATTGTTGAACGTTATCCACGGTCAACACGCCGCTGTCGATTTCATCTGCGAGCATCCCGATATCAAAGCAGTTTCTTTCGTTGGTTCCGATCAAGCG GGAAAATACATTTACAGACAGAGCAGCGCGCATGGAAAACGCGTGCAGTGCAACATGGGTGCGAAGAATCATTGCGTGGTGCTGCCAGATGCGAATAAGAATAAAACCCTTTCTCAAATCGTGGGTGCTGCTTTCGGGGCTGCCGGCCAACGATGCATGGCGCTTTCTGTGGCAATATTCGTGGGTAAATCGAAGGATTGGGTGACAGAATTGGTGGAAGCCGCAAAGAAATTAAAGGTGAATGCGGGACACGTACCTGGAACCGATCTCGGGCCCGTTATATCTCCGCGATCTAAGAAGAGGATATGCGATCTGATCGAGACAGGGGTGAAAGATGGTGCCACGTTGGCTCTCGACGGCAGAGGTCTCGTTGTCAGTGGTTTCGAAAAGGGAAATTTCGTTGGACCAACCGTATTGACAAACGTGAAG ACCTCGATGCAATGTTACACGGAGGAAATCTTTGGGCCCGTTCTTTCGTGTATTTTCGCTGATACTTTGGACGAAGCTATCGACATTATTAACAAATGTCCTTATGGAAATGGAACTGCTGTGTTTACGTCAAACGGTGCAACGGCTAGAGCATTTGTAAATAGAATAGAGGCTGGTCAGGTTGGCGTAAACGTTCCTATTCCAGTGCCGCTGCCCATGTTTAGTTTCACCGGAAACAAGGGATCTTTCTTAGGCGACAATCATTTTTACGGAAAGCAC GGTATAAATTTCCACACGCAAGTAAAAACGATAACGCAGCTGTGGAGATCCGGAGACGCTGGTGATATCGCATCCTCGACGGCTATGCCAACCATGCAGTAA
- the LOC117154683 gene encoding putative methylmalonate-semialdehyde/malonate-semialdehyde dehydrogenase [acylating], mitochondrial isoform X2 yields MIADETGATRKRKIGRNLQRRNCSQDRSGNNQQAATRTNAQFVARTYSSSVPTVKMYIDGQFVESKATEFTDVHDPATNELLCRTPKCTKEEMETAVKSAKGAYEKWKNTSVLTRQTLMLKYQTLIREHSKEIAENMVKENGKTMADAEGDVLRGLQVVDACTAIPCLQMGESTPNIATDMDIISYKVPLGVTASICPFNFPAMIPLWSFPVSVACGNATILKPSERVPGASMILADLFSRAGAPPGLLNVIHGQHAAVDFICEHPDIKAVSFVGSDQAGKYIYRQSSAHGKRVQCNMGAKNHCVVLPDANKNKTLSQIVGAAFGAAGQRCMALSVAIFVGKSKDWVTELVEAAKKLKVNAGHVPGTDLGPVISPRSKKRICDLIETGVKDGATLALDGRGLVVSGFEKGNFVGPTVLTNVKTSMQCYTEEIFGPVLSCIFADTLDEAIDIINKCPYGNGTAVFTSNGATARAFVNRIEAGQVGVNVPIPVPLPMFSFTGNKGSFLGDNHFYGKHGINFHTQVKTITQLWRSGDAGDIASSTAMPTMQ; encoded by the exons GCGCAATTTGTCGCAAGGACTTACAGCAGTAGCGTACCAACGGTTAAGATGTACATTGATGGCCAATTCGTAG AATCGAAGGCCACAGAGTTCACCGACGTTCATGATCCAGCGACGAACGAGCTGTTATGTCGCACGCCAAAGTGCACGAAAGAGGAAATGGAGACAGCTGTGAAAAGTGCGAAGGGAGCGTATGAGAAATGGAAAAATACCAGTGTATTAACTAGACAAACGCTGATGCTTAAATATCAAACTCTCATACGCGAACATTCG AAAGAAATCGCAGAGAACATGGTAAaggaaaatgggaaaacaaTGGCTGATGCTGAAGGCGACGTTCTTCGAGGACTTC AGGTCGTCGACGCGTGTACCGCAATTCCTTGCCTGCAAATGGGCGAGAGCACGCCAAACATCGCCACAGATATGGATATCATTTCCTACAAAGTTCCCCTTGGCGTAACTGCCTCCATCTGTCCGTTCAATTTCCCCGCGATGATACCTCTTTGGTCGTTTCCGGTCTCGGTCGCCTGTGGAAACGCCACGATTCTCAAACCGTCCGAGCGTGTACCAGGAGCTTCGATGATCCTGGCTGATCTATTCAGCAGAGCCGGTGCTCCACCAGGATTGTTGAACGTTATCCACGGTCAACACGCCGCTGTCGATTTCATCTGCGAGCATCCCGATATCAAAGCAGTTTCTTTCGTTGGTTCCGATCAAGCG GGAAAATACATTTACAGACAGAGCAGCGCGCATGGAAAACGCGTGCAGTGCAACATGGGTGCGAAGAATCATTGCGTGGTGCTGCCAGATGCGAATAAGAATAAAACCCTTTCTCAAATCGTGGGTGCTGCTTTCGGGGCTGCCGGCCAACGATGCATGGCGCTTTCTGTGGCAATATTCGTGGGTAAATCGAAGGATTGGGTGACAGAATTGGTGGAAGCCGCAAAGAAATTAAAGGTGAATGCGGGACACGTACCTGGAACCGATCTCGGGCCCGTTATATCTCCGCGATCTAAGAAGAGGATATGCGATCTGATCGAGACAGGGGTGAAAGATGGTGCCACGTTGGCTCTCGACGGCAGAGGTCTCGTTGTCAGTGGTTTCGAAAAGGGAAATTTCGTTGGACCAACCGTATTGACAAACGTGAAG ACCTCGATGCAATGTTACACGGAGGAAATCTTTGGGCCCGTTCTTTCGTGTATTTTCGCTGATACTTTGGACGAAGCTATCGACATTATTAACAAATGTCCTTATGGAAATGGAACTGCTGTGTTTACGTCAAACGGTGCAACGGCTAGAGCATTTGTAAATAGAATAGAGGCTGGTCAGGTTGGCGTAAACGTTCCTATTCCAGTGCCGCTGCCCATGTTTAGTTTCACCGGAAACAAGGGATCTTTCTTAGGCGACAATCATTTTTACGGAAAGCAC GGTATAAATTTCCACACGCAAGTAAAAACGATAACGCAGCTGTGGAGATCCGGAGACGCTGGTGATATCGCATCCTCGACGGCTATGCCAACCATGCAGTAA
- the LOC117154683 gene encoding putative methylmalonate-semialdehyde/malonate-semialdehyde dehydrogenase [acylating], mitochondrial isoform X5: protein MLYLSVACRCKFFRVIRKKKFLVQEESKATEFTDVHDPATNELLCRTPKCTKEEMETAVKSAKGAYEKWKNTSVLTRQTLMLKYQTLIREHSKEIAENMVKENGKTMADAEGDVLRGLQVVDACTAIPCLQMGESTPNIATDMDIISYKVPLGVTASICPFNFPAMIPLWSFPVSVACGNATILKPSERVPGASMILADLFSRAGAPPGLLNVIHGQHAAVDFICEHPDIKAVSFVGSDQAGKYIYRQSSAHGKRVQCNMGAKNHCVVLPDANKNKTLSQIVGAAFGAAGQRCMALSVAIFVGKSKDWVTELVEAAKKLKVNAGHVPGTDLGPVISPRSKKRICDLIETGVKDGATLALDGRGLVVSGFEKGNFVGPTVLTNVKTSMQCYTEEIFGPVLSCIFADTLDEAIDIINKCPYGNGTAVFTSNGATARAFVNRIEAGQVGVNVPIPVPLPMFSFTGNKGSFLGDNHFYGKHGINFHTQVKTITQLWRSGDAGDIASSTAMPTMQ, encoded by the exons ATGTTGTATCTCAGTGTCGCTTGTCGTTGCAAATTTTTCAGAGTTATACGAAAGAAAAAGTTCTTAGTCCAAGAGG AATCGAAGGCCACAGAGTTCACCGACGTTCATGATCCAGCGACGAACGAGCTGTTATGTCGCACGCCAAAGTGCACGAAAGAGGAAATGGAGACAGCTGTGAAAAGTGCGAAGGGAGCGTATGAGAAATGGAAAAATACCAGTGTATTAACTAGACAAACGCTGATGCTTAAATATCAAACTCTCATACGCGAACATTCG AAAGAAATCGCAGAGAACATGGTAAaggaaaatgggaaaacaaTGGCTGATGCTGAAGGCGACGTTCTTCGAGGACTTC AGGTCGTCGACGCGTGTACCGCAATTCCTTGCCTGCAAATGGGCGAGAGCACGCCAAACATCGCCACAGATATGGATATCATTTCCTACAAAGTTCCCCTTGGCGTAACTGCCTCCATCTGTCCGTTCAATTTCCCCGCGATGATACCTCTTTGGTCGTTTCCGGTCTCGGTCGCCTGTGGAAACGCCACGATTCTCAAACCGTCCGAGCGTGTACCAGGAGCTTCGATGATCCTGGCTGATCTATTCAGCAGAGCCGGTGCTCCACCAGGATTGTTGAACGTTATCCACGGTCAACACGCCGCTGTCGATTTCATCTGCGAGCATCCCGATATCAAAGCAGTTTCTTTCGTTGGTTCCGATCAAGCG GGAAAATACATTTACAGACAGAGCAGCGCGCATGGAAAACGCGTGCAGTGCAACATGGGTGCGAAGAATCATTGCGTGGTGCTGCCAGATGCGAATAAGAATAAAACCCTTTCTCAAATCGTGGGTGCTGCTTTCGGGGCTGCCGGCCAACGATGCATGGCGCTTTCTGTGGCAATATTCGTGGGTAAATCGAAGGATTGGGTGACAGAATTGGTGGAAGCCGCAAAGAAATTAAAGGTGAATGCGGGACACGTACCTGGAACCGATCTCGGGCCCGTTATATCTCCGCGATCTAAGAAGAGGATATGCGATCTGATCGAGACAGGGGTGAAAGATGGTGCCACGTTGGCTCTCGACGGCAGAGGTCTCGTTGTCAGTGGTTTCGAAAAGGGAAATTTCGTTGGACCAACCGTATTGACAAACGTGAAG ACCTCGATGCAATGTTACACGGAGGAAATCTTTGGGCCCGTTCTTTCGTGTATTTTCGCTGATACTTTGGACGAAGCTATCGACATTATTAACAAATGTCCTTATGGAAATGGAACTGCTGTGTTTACGTCAAACGGTGCAACGGCTAGAGCATTTGTAAATAGAATAGAGGCTGGTCAGGTTGGCGTAAACGTTCCTATTCCAGTGCCGCTGCCCATGTTTAGTTTCACCGGAAACAAGGGATCTTTCTTAGGCGACAATCATTTTTACGGAAAGCAC GGTATAAATTTCCACACGCAAGTAAAAACGATAACGCAGCTGTGGAGATCCGGAGACGCTGGTGATATCGCATCCTCGACGGCTATGCCAACCATGCAGTAA
- the LOC117154683 gene encoding putative methylmalonate-semialdehyde/malonate-semialdehyde dehydrogenase [acylating], mitochondrial isoform X6, whose protein sequence is MLRVKVAWEKFEKTRHVCFRSESKATEFTDVHDPATNELLCRTPKCTKEEMETAVKSAKGAYEKWKNTSVLTRQTLMLKYQTLIREHSKEIAENMVKENGKTMADAEGDVLRGLQVVDACTAIPCLQMGESTPNIATDMDIISYKVPLGVTASICPFNFPAMIPLWSFPVSVACGNATILKPSERVPGASMILADLFSRAGAPPGLLNVIHGQHAAVDFICEHPDIKAVSFVGSDQAGKYIYRQSSAHGKRVQCNMGAKNHCVVLPDANKNKTLSQIVGAAFGAAGQRCMALSVAIFVGKSKDWVTELVEAAKKLKVNAGHVPGTDLGPVISPRSKKRICDLIETGVKDGATLALDGRGLVVSGFEKGNFVGPTVLTNVKTSMQCYTEEIFGPVLSCIFADTLDEAIDIINKCPYGNGTAVFTSNGATARAFVNRIEAGQVGVNVPIPVPLPMFSFTGNKGSFLGDNHFYGKHGINFHTQVKTITQLWRSGDAGDIASSTAMPTMQ, encoded by the exons atGCTTCGAGTAAAAGTGGCATGGGAAAAGTTCGAAAAAACGCGTCACGTCTGTTTCAGAAGCG AATCGAAGGCCACAGAGTTCACCGACGTTCATGATCCAGCGACGAACGAGCTGTTATGTCGCACGCCAAAGTGCACGAAAGAGGAAATGGAGACAGCTGTGAAAAGTGCGAAGGGAGCGTATGAGAAATGGAAAAATACCAGTGTATTAACTAGACAAACGCTGATGCTTAAATATCAAACTCTCATACGCGAACATTCG AAAGAAATCGCAGAGAACATGGTAAaggaaaatgggaaaacaaTGGCTGATGCTGAAGGCGACGTTCTTCGAGGACTTC AGGTCGTCGACGCGTGTACCGCAATTCCTTGCCTGCAAATGGGCGAGAGCACGCCAAACATCGCCACAGATATGGATATCATTTCCTACAAAGTTCCCCTTGGCGTAACTGCCTCCATCTGTCCGTTCAATTTCCCCGCGATGATACCTCTTTGGTCGTTTCCGGTCTCGGTCGCCTGTGGAAACGCCACGATTCTCAAACCGTCCGAGCGTGTACCAGGAGCTTCGATGATCCTGGCTGATCTATTCAGCAGAGCCGGTGCTCCACCAGGATTGTTGAACGTTATCCACGGTCAACACGCCGCTGTCGATTTCATCTGCGAGCATCCCGATATCAAAGCAGTTTCTTTCGTTGGTTCCGATCAAGCG GGAAAATACATTTACAGACAGAGCAGCGCGCATGGAAAACGCGTGCAGTGCAACATGGGTGCGAAGAATCATTGCGTGGTGCTGCCAGATGCGAATAAGAATAAAACCCTTTCTCAAATCGTGGGTGCTGCTTTCGGGGCTGCCGGCCAACGATGCATGGCGCTTTCTGTGGCAATATTCGTGGGTAAATCGAAGGATTGGGTGACAGAATTGGTGGAAGCCGCAAAGAAATTAAAGGTGAATGCGGGACACGTACCTGGAACCGATCTCGGGCCCGTTATATCTCCGCGATCTAAGAAGAGGATATGCGATCTGATCGAGACAGGGGTGAAAGATGGTGCCACGTTGGCTCTCGACGGCAGAGGTCTCGTTGTCAGTGGTTTCGAAAAGGGAAATTTCGTTGGACCAACCGTATTGACAAACGTGAAG ACCTCGATGCAATGTTACACGGAGGAAATCTTTGGGCCCGTTCTTTCGTGTATTTTCGCTGATACTTTGGACGAAGCTATCGACATTATTAACAAATGTCCTTATGGAAATGGAACTGCTGTGTTTACGTCAAACGGTGCAACGGCTAGAGCATTTGTAAATAGAATAGAGGCTGGTCAGGTTGGCGTAAACGTTCCTATTCCAGTGCCGCTGCCCATGTTTAGTTTCACCGGAAACAAGGGATCTTTCTTAGGCGACAATCATTTTTACGGAAAGCAC GGTATAAATTTCCACACGCAAGTAAAAACGATAACGCAGCTGTGGAGATCCGGAGACGCTGGTGATATCGCATCCTCGACGGCTATGCCAACCATGCAGTAA
- the LOC117154683 gene encoding putative methylmalonate-semialdehyde/malonate-semialdehyde dehydrogenase [acylating], mitochondrial isoform X3, producing MVKKGEEERGRVKGKSQRAQFVARTYSSSVPTVKMYIDGQFVESKATEFTDVHDPATNELLCRTPKCTKEEMETAVKSAKGAYEKWKNTSVLTRQTLMLKYQTLIREHSKEIAENMVKENGKTMADAEGDVLRGLQVVDACTAIPCLQMGESTPNIATDMDIISYKVPLGVTASICPFNFPAMIPLWSFPVSVACGNATILKPSERVPGASMILADLFSRAGAPPGLLNVIHGQHAAVDFICEHPDIKAVSFVGSDQAGKYIYRQSSAHGKRVQCNMGAKNHCVVLPDANKNKTLSQIVGAAFGAAGQRCMALSVAIFVGKSKDWVTELVEAAKKLKVNAGHVPGTDLGPVISPRSKKRICDLIETGVKDGATLALDGRGLVVSGFEKGNFVGPTVLTNVKTSMQCYTEEIFGPVLSCIFADTLDEAIDIINKCPYGNGTAVFTSNGATARAFVNRIEAGQVGVNVPIPVPLPMFSFTGNKGSFLGDNHFYGKHGINFHTQVKTITQLWRSGDAGDIASSTAMPTMQ from the exons GCGCAATTTGTCGCAAGGACTTACAGCAGTAGCGTACCAACGGTTAAGATGTACATTGATGGCCAATTCGTAG AATCGAAGGCCACAGAGTTCACCGACGTTCATGATCCAGCGACGAACGAGCTGTTATGTCGCACGCCAAAGTGCACGAAAGAGGAAATGGAGACAGCTGTGAAAAGTGCGAAGGGAGCGTATGAGAAATGGAAAAATACCAGTGTATTAACTAGACAAACGCTGATGCTTAAATATCAAACTCTCATACGCGAACATTCG AAAGAAATCGCAGAGAACATGGTAAaggaaaatgggaaaacaaTGGCTGATGCTGAAGGCGACGTTCTTCGAGGACTTC AGGTCGTCGACGCGTGTACCGCAATTCCTTGCCTGCAAATGGGCGAGAGCACGCCAAACATCGCCACAGATATGGATATCATTTCCTACAAAGTTCCCCTTGGCGTAACTGCCTCCATCTGTCCGTTCAATTTCCCCGCGATGATACCTCTTTGGTCGTTTCCGGTCTCGGTCGCCTGTGGAAACGCCACGATTCTCAAACCGTCCGAGCGTGTACCAGGAGCTTCGATGATCCTGGCTGATCTATTCAGCAGAGCCGGTGCTCCACCAGGATTGTTGAACGTTATCCACGGTCAACACGCCGCTGTCGATTTCATCTGCGAGCATCCCGATATCAAAGCAGTTTCTTTCGTTGGTTCCGATCAAGCG GGAAAATACATTTACAGACAGAGCAGCGCGCATGGAAAACGCGTGCAGTGCAACATGGGTGCGAAGAATCATTGCGTGGTGCTGCCAGATGCGAATAAGAATAAAACCCTTTCTCAAATCGTGGGTGCTGCTTTCGGGGCTGCCGGCCAACGATGCATGGCGCTTTCTGTGGCAATATTCGTGGGTAAATCGAAGGATTGGGTGACAGAATTGGTGGAAGCCGCAAAGAAATTAAAGGTGAATGCGGGACACGTACCTGGAACCGATCTCGGGCCCGTTATATCTCCGCGATCTAAGAAGAGGATATGCGATCTGATCGAGACAGGGGTGAAAGATGGTGCCACGTTGGCTCTCGACGGCAGAGGTCTCGTTGTCAGTGGTTTCGAAAAGGGAAATTTCGTTGGACCAACCGTATTGACAAACGTGAAG ACCTCGATGCAATGTTACACGGAGGAAATCTTTGGGCCCGTTCTTTCGTGTATTTTCGCTGATACTTTGGACGAAGCTATCGACATTATTAACAAATGTCCTTATGGAAATGGAACTGCTGTGTTTACGTCAAACGGTGCAACGGCTAGAGCATTTGTAAATAGAATAGAGGCTGGTCAGGTTGGCGTAAACGTTCCTATTCCAGTGCCGCTGCCCATGTTTAGTTTCACCGGAAACAAGGGATCTTTCTTAGGCGACAATCATTTTTACGGAAAGCAC GGTATAAATTTCCACACGCAAGTAAAAACGATAACGCAGCTGTGGAGATCCGGAGACGCTGGTGATATCGCATCCTCGACGGCTATGCCAACCATGCAGTAA